A window of Luteolibacter sp. Y139 genomic DNA:
TCAAACCACACTCTAACGATTCTTATCACAGCTCACCGGACAGTTGCCCCGGAGAGTCGCGGGTTACTTGAAAAGATCCGCACCCAACTTCCCGTCCTTCGCCACCGGGAAAACCGGCACCTTCTCCCACTCGAATTCCCAATTCGGGAAACCCTTCTTCACGCGCTCACGGGTCTGATCGCTGATCGGCTCCGTGGTGAAAAGCGGCAGCACCTTCTGGCCATTGGGCATGGTGCGGTATTGCACATCCTTCTCTTCCACCATCAGCACGAAGCCGACCTTGCCGCCCGGGCACTCGCCGATGCCGATGTCGAATTCGGCCTTCTCACCCTTCTTCAGCTTCACCCATTCGCCCCTCGTCAGCGGTCCTCCCGGCAATGGCGTTGGAGCGGATTCGTCGATCGTCTCCGCGGGCTCCCACTTGCCGACGAGATGCGGACGCACGCCCGGCCACGCCGCGATGAGCTTGCAGCGGCCCTTCACGAAGGCCCCCAGATAGTCGTCACCCGTGCCGACGAAACGGAAGGTCACATCGCGGTCGCAGATGACTTCGCCGTGGTAGTGGACCAGCCAGCCCGACGGCTTCACCTTGTCCGCCACATTGAAGAACTTCGGCCCCGCGTCCGCATCGGAAAGCGGGATCGCGATCTGCGTGAGATAGAGCGTGTCCGGAGCCTCGAAGAACTTCCGGAAAGCAGTCGGCCGGTAGTTGTGATCCTGGATGTCCATGACGCGGCTGCCGAAGTCCTCGTAGCGCGTCACCACGTAGTCTTCCACCGGCTTGCCTTGGCGGGTCTGCTTGAAATCGTAGAACCGCCCCGGCATCGCACCCGCCACCTCCTGCTTGCTGCCGAAGGGTGACGTATCGACAAAGCCCCGTCCCGTCCCCGGACCGGAACCCGGACCCGTGCCCGTTCCCATGCCAGTCCCGATCCCGCCGCCCTTGCCACCACCGGATCCGCCGCCTTCACCCGAGCTGACATTGGCCGAGGGCATCCCCATGTCCATCACCTCGGTCGAGGAGTCAGGCAGCACGAAATTGCTGGTCGCACCGGCCACGGTGATCCGCCGCGACGTCGCGGGAGCCATGGCACGGGCCTTCGTCTGCACCTTCGAGGGAGCCGATCCCTTGTTTCCGCCGCCGCCACCACCCGGCAGGAAGTCCGGCACCTCTTCCTTCGGAGCATCGATCCACTTGTAGAAGTAGAAGATCGCCAGCAGGATGAAGATGCCGTGGACCAGCATCGAGATGGAAAAAGCACCCCAGCCGAACCGGCTCTGTTTCTTGGGAGGTTCGGACTGGGTCGTGAAATTGTCGTCGTACATGATGGCATGGCGGACTGCCTCCGCCGTTCACCATCAGGAACGCACCAGCCTGTGTTTTCTTTGAAACACGTTTGGTTTTACGCACACAGCGGCGCGCACAGCCTCATGATCGCCGGATCGATCTGATACTTCGAGTCGACCACCGTGTGGATCGGCAGGTTGCCGAAGGTGCCGTCACGATAGACCATGATCGAATTCGTCTGGCCCGCGTGCAGCGAATCCACCGCCGCCACCGCGAACTTGTACGCCATGATGCGGTCATGCACCGTCGGCGAGCCGCCGCGCTGCACGTGGCCCAGCACCGTCAGCCGCGCCTCCATACCGATCGCGTCGTTGATGTAGCGCGTCGTGTACTCGGCCATCTTGGTGCCTTCCGCCACGATCGCGATGATGTGGTCGCGCCCCTCGTGCTTGATCTCGTGCTTCAGCTTCGCGCCGATCTTTTCGAGGTCATAGGGAATCTCGGTCGTCAGGCAGAGTTCCGCCCCGCAGGCCAGCGCGCTGACCATGGCGAGATAGCCGCAGTGGCGGCCCATCACCTCGATCACGAAGGCACGGGAGAAAGACGTCGCGGTATCGCGAATCGAGTCCACCGATTGGCGGATCATGTTCAGCGCCGTATCCACCCCGAGGCAGTAGTCGGTGCCCGCGATGTCATTGTCGATCGTCGCCGGGATCCCGGCGAAGGGCACGCCGAAGTCGCTGTAGAATTGATTCAGCGCGCGGAACGAGCCGTCGCCGCCGATCACGACCAGCTTCTTAATGCCACGCTTCTGCAGGTTCTCGTAGGCCTTGCGGCGGAACTCGATGTCAAAGAAGCGCGTCGACCGCGACGAGCGCAGGAAGGTGCCCCCGCGGTGAAGGATGCCCGAGAGCAATTGGGGAGTCGATTCGACGATCTTGTCGTCGATCAGTCCGCGCAGGCCGTCATAGACCAGCCACGGCTTGTAGCCGCACATCGCCGCGTAGTCGGCGGCACATTTCACGGCGGGGTTCATACCGGCGGAATCGCCGCCGGAGGTAAAAATCGCTAGGCCTTCACTCATCGGGGTGCGGGCGGAGAGAAAGGGACCGCCCGGGGCGTGGCAAGCACGGGTTATGCCCGGCCCACCATGCAGCTTGCACCTCCCGCGCGCCGGACCGGCGCAGGATGCACCATCGGCAGGCCGGAATATCCACCGCCCGCCCGGCCACTTTCACTGAAAATCAATTCCTTGCAGCAGAACCGGGGGCTTGGCCGGCATCCTGCGATACACATTCTCAACCAAACGTAGGACGCCATGCTTCACTGGACCATCACCTTTCTGATTCTGGCCTTGGTCGCCGGACTTCTTGGATTCACGGGCTTGGCAGGCGCCTCCTACCAGATCGCACAGATTCTCTTCGTCGTCTTCCTCGTTCTGCTCGTGGTCTCGTTCCTCAAGGGCGGACTCAAGGGAAGCCCTCGATAACCAAAAAT
This region includes:
- a CDS encoding 6-phosphofructokinase, with the translated sequence MSEGLAIFTSGGDSAGMNPAVKCAADYAAMCGYKPWLVYDGLRGLIDDKIVESTPQLLSGILHRGGTFLRSSRSTRFFDIEFRRKAYENLQKRGIKKLVVIGGDGSFRALNQFYSDFGVPFAGIPATIDNDIAGTDYCLGVDTALNMIRQSVDSIRDTATSFSRAFVIEVMGRHCGYLAMVSALACGAELCLTTEIPYDLEKIGAKLKHEIKHEGRDHIIAIVAEGTKMAEYTTRYINDAIGMEARLTVLGHVQRGGSPTVHDRIMAYKFAVAAVDSLHAGQTNSIMVYRDGTFGNLPIHTVVDSKYQIDPAIMRLCAPLCA
- a CDS encoding DUF1328 domain-containing protein, whose product is MLHWTITFLILALVAGLLGFTGLAGASYQIAQILFVVFLVLLVVSFLKGGLKGSPR